One Cumulibacter soli genomic window, AAATCGGCAAGATGCTCGGCAAGCGGATCACCTACGCAGCGACCAGCCTGCGTGGCCGACCGATCGACGGGCCGCGCGGTAAGGCCGCGATCGTGGCCGGCGTCGCCGACGACATCTGGCCGATGGTCGAATCGGGCCAGATCAAGGCCACCGTGGACAGCACGCTACCTATGAGCGAGGTCCGCAAAGCACACGAACGCATCGAGTCGTCGGTGCATATCGGCAAGATCATCCTCACCAACTAGATCCCGATAGATTGGCGAACCCACCCATGTCAGACAGCGAGCAGGGCAACGACCCCACCAACGAAGAAGCGGCCGAGCAGGCGGCGACGCGCCGGGTCGTCGTCGTCGGACCCGACGGGCAGCCCATCGGCCAGGTCGACATCGCGGCCGACGCCCAGGGCGAGGACGGCGGCGAAGGCGACGAGCGTCCGGTGACCGACATGGTCGAGCAGCCGGCCAAGGTCATGCGGATCGGCACGATGGTCAAGCAGTTGCTCGAGGAGGTCCGCTCAGCACCATTGGACGAGGCCTCACGGCAGCGGTTGAAGGGCATCTACCAGCAGTCGATCACCGAACTCGAGGACGGCCTCGCGCCGGAACTACAGGAGGAGTTGGAGCGCCTTTCGCTTCCGTTCACCGAGGACGAGGTGCCGACGGACGCCGAACTTCGAATCGCTCAAGCGCAACTCGTCGGCTGGCTCGAGGGCCTGTTCCACGGCATCCAGACCGCGCTGTTCGCGCAGCAGATGGCCTCGCGGGTCGCGTTGGAGCAGATGCGCGCCGGCGGTCAGCCAGCCGCGTTGCCACCGGGGCTCATGCAGGGCGGTCAGCCCGGTATGCCGCAGCGCCGTCCAGGCGACGACCCGGCGGCGGGGCAGTACCTCTAGCGGGCAGTACCTGTACCGCCTACTTCACCAAGGATTCGAGGTACGTCGCGATTCCGTCGTCCTCGATGTGGCCGATAAGCACGTCTGCGCGCGCTTTCGCATCGGCGTTCCCGTTCTCCGGGACGACGGCCGTGCCTGCCCACTGCAACATCTCAAGGTCGTTCGTCATGTCCCCGATCGCCACGATATCGGCAACATCGATTCCCCAGCGCGCGGCGAGCGCTGCACACCCACTCGCCTTAGTGACTCCGCGAGCGGTCATCTCAACCAACCCGCCGCCTTCACTGGACCAGGAAATCTCCATCGACTGACCCACGATCGGCGCAACCTTCGCCGCGATCTCGCTGCTGCGGTACTCGCGGTTCACCGCCCACATCTTGGCCGCGGCACACGCTCCGAACTCGGCGATCTCGAGCGGTTTCTGACCAAAGTCGAACAGTTCCACCTGGCGGGGTTCGGAGTACATCGCGCGCGGGTGCGGGGTGATCCGGGACAGCCCCAACATGAGTTCCGGGTGCGCGTGCGAAATCGCCGCAGCAGCAGCCCCGACGACGCTCCCCTCGATCAGTTCACAGGCGAGTACGTCGTTATTGCCGACGTCGTACGTGAACGCGCCGTTGTCACAAATCGCGACGCCCTGATAGTCATGGTCGTCCATCGGGTACAGCAACCCAGCAGCCCGACCGGTAGCGACCGCGAACCGAATATCAGCGTCAGCGAGCGCCCGGATCGCCGCGAACGTACGCTCGGTAATCTTGCCTCGGTTCGCCAACGTTCCATCAATGTCGCAAAGAACCAACTTCGGTCTGCTCATTCCACCCCTCCGGCGGACTCATCGCGCACGGCCAGCACCTCGCGCGCAGGATCCTCGGGAACTCGGAATCCGTCGAATAGTCCCGCTATATATCTGGCAATTCCGATGTCACAGGCAGGAGCGGCAACATCGTCCGCGGCAGCAAGGACGTCGGGATGCCCATCGCCCATAGCAACCGCCCGCCCGGACCACTCGAACATCGGCAGGTCATTGGGCATATCCCCGAAACAAAGCACGTCGGCGTGATCGATCCCATACCGCTCACAGATAAATCTCACGCCCGCAGCCTTACTGACATTCGGCGGTGAGATCTCGACAAACCCGATCCCGGAATGCGTTACATATGCAACCTCCGGCGGCACAAAAGACCGGATCAACGCCACCATCAGATCGACGTCGTGGGATTGCGACTCCACAAAGACTTTCAAGACTTCGGCGGGTACGACGTCCCGCGCGTCGACGTTGATCGACTCGTCCATCGAGAACGGCCACACAAACCCGTGCTCAAGGCGCAGCGGCTCGGTGAAGTCGTCCGCATCCTCTGCGCCGATGCGCACATCGTCGAGGCGTTCGCGGACCTCGCGCAATATCCGCAATGCGACCGCGCCACTCATCGATGCACGGTGCAGCAGGGTGCGGCCGTCGTACACGATTCCACCCTGCCCCATGATCAACAGACCGTCTTCGCCGATCTGGGCGCGGGTGAGATCCAGCAGTCGAGGGCCGCGTCCGGTCACCGGCACGACCGGAACACCGATTGATTCGAGCCAGTCGCGGGCCGCGCGATGCGCCACCGAAAGCCCGTGCCCATGGCAGATATAAGTGCCATCCAGATCGGTTGCCACGAGCTTCGGCAACCACCCGGGCATACGGGCAGCCCGCTTGTGCTCGCGCATCAGGTCGTTTTCGCCTCGATCACCTCGAGGCCGCCGAGGAACGGCTGCAACGCCGCCGGCACCCGCACCGATCCGTCGGCCTGCTGATGCGCGTCCAGTAACGCCGCGATCGTCCGGGTGACCGCGCACAGAGTGCCGTTCAGCGTCGCAGCGGTCTGCGGCTTGCCGTCGGCATCGCGATAACGGATGTTGAGCCGACGAGCCTGATACGTCGTGCAGTTCGACGCCGACGTCAGTTCGCGGTAACGCTGCTGCGACGGGAACCAGACTTCACAGTCGTACTTGCGGGCGGCCGACGAACCGAGGTCGCCGGCGGCAACATCGATGACGCGGAACGGGAGTTCGAGCTTGCCGAGGAACTCTTTTTCCCACTCCAGCAACCGCGCGTGCTCGGCCTCAGCGTCCTCCGGTTTGCAGTACGAGAACATCTCGACCTTGTCGAACCAGTGCACTCGGAACACACCCTTTGTGTCCTTGCCGTACGAACCGGCCTCACGCCGAAAGCACGAGGAGAACCCGGCGTACCGCGTCGGGCTGTCGCCGATGTCGATGATCTCGTCGGAATGGAAGCCCGCGAGCGCTACCTCCGAGGTCCCGACGAGGTAGAGGTCATCGGAGTCGAGGTGGTAGACCTCCTCAGCGTGTGCGCCGAGGAACCCAGTACCTTCCATCGCCTCCGGCCGCACCAGGGCCGGCGCGATGATGGGAGTGAAACCGTACGACGCAGCCTGGGCCATCGCCATGTTCACCAGCGCCAGCTCGAGCTGCGCACCGATACCAGTGAGGAAGTAGAACCGCGATCCGGACACCTTCGCGCCACGGGCGATGTCGAAGACACCGAGGGCGTGCCCGAGGTCGTCGTGGTCTTTGGCCGGAAAGTCGAGTTCCGGGATGTCGCCGACGGTCTCCAGTACGTTGAAGTCGTCCTCACCACCGGCGGGGACGCCGTCCAAGATCAGATTCTGTACGGCGGCGTGCGCTTCACGCAGATCGGCCTCGGCCTGGTTCGCTGCAGCGTCAGCCGCCTTCACCTCCGCAGACAGGGTCTTGGCGCGCTCCAGCAATGCCGGACGTTCTTCAGCGGACGCCTTCTTCACCGCTTGACCTGCGGTTTTCTGCTCGGCGCGGAGTGACTCAAACGCCGATAGCGCCGTACGACGCGCATCGTCGGCATCGCGTAGTTCGTCGGCTGTTGCCGGGTCGAGACCACGGGCGACCTGGCTGGCGCGCACCCGGTCGAGATTGTCGCGGACTTCTCGCAGATCGATCACCACACGAGTCTAACGATCCTGTGATACCCCGGCCGGTCCGCACGGGTAGACGGGGCCGAGGCCGGTCCGCACGGATCGACGGCCGAGGCGCAACCGATCGCCTCGATCAGCACCAGGCGCGCACGCAACCCAGGACTGGGCCAAATGTCCACAGACAGTCGGTATTCACGCACGTTTCTCTAGTTTCAGGTCTATCGATGGTGATCTCGGCGTAGGCTGCCGGGCGTGAAGTTGCTGAATGACGCCCAGCCCGCCCATGACCTGACCTACAACGACGTGTTTATGGTCCCGTCACGTTCGTCGGTTACCTCCCGAATGGATGTAGACCTGCGTACGCCGGACGGCGTGGGTACGACGCTGCCGCTCGTTGTCGCCAACATGACCGCCGTTGCCGGACGCCGCATGGCCGAGACAGTCGCGCGCCGCGGCGGAATCGCGATCCTGCCGCAGGACATTTCGCACGAGGCGATCGAAGACATGGTCAGCCAGGTCAAGGCCAGCCACCCGGTCTTCGAATCCCCGGTCACCGTGAGCCCCAACGAGCACGTCGCGAATGTGCTTGCGCTACTCGGTAAACGCGCACATGGCACCGCCGTCGTCGTACAGAGCGGCACCCCGATTGGCATCGTTACCGAACGTGACTGCCTCAGCGTCGACCGTTTCACGCCGGTCGGCGACGTGATGTCCACGCACATGGTGACCGCTGCGCAGGACGTCGACCTCTATGCGGCGTTCGACAGCATGACCGATCACAATCTCGAGTTCATGCCGGTCGTCGACGGCGATCAGCTCGCCGGCGTCCTCACGCGTAAGGGAGTGCTGCGCTCGACGATTTACCAGCCCGCCCTCGACCCCGCCGGACGCTTGATGGTCGGCGGTGCGATCGGGATCAACGGCCCCGTGCGGGAGAAAGCCGACGCGCTACTGGCCGCGGGCGTCGATATCCTCGTCGTCGACACAGCGCACGGGCACCAGGAAAAGATGCTGGAGGCCCTGCCGCTGGTCACCGCCGCGCGCGATGCCTTCGCCGACACAACCGGCCGCCGCATCCAGGTCGTAGCCGGCAACGTCGTCTCCCCTGCAGGCGTCAACGACTTAGTCCGCGCCGGCGCGGACGTCCTCAAGGTCGGTGTCGGCCCGGGCGCCATGTGCACCACGCGAATGATGACCGGCGTCGGACGTCCACAGTTCTCGGCGGTCCTCGAATGCGCGGACGCCGCACGAGAGGCCGGCGCACACGTGTGGGCCGACGGCGGAGTGAAGTATCCCCGCGATATCGCCTTGGCACTGGCCGCCGGCGCCGCCAGCGTGATGATCGGTTCTTGGTTCGCCGGCACACACGAGTCGGCCGGCGACCTGATGACCGACGCGAATGGGCGCTTGTACAAGGAAAGTTTCGGCATGGCCTCGGCACGCGCCGTACGCAACCGAACGAAGGACCAATCTGCCTTCGATCGGGCCCGTTTGGCGCTGTTCGAGGAAGGTATTTCTCAGTCGCGGATGTACCTAGACCCAGAACGCCCCGGCGTCGAGGATCTGGTCGACATGATCATCGCCGGCGTGCGGTCTTCGTTCACCTACGCGGGTGCGCGCAGTATCGATGAGTTCCGCGATCGCGCGATCGTCGGAGTACAGAGCGCTGCGGGCTACGACGAAGGACGACCACGCGAAACGTCCTGGTGACATGCCCAAAGCCCCGAATGTGCAGGCGTCATGGTGACGATGAGCCGGCGGAAGTTCGACCGCATGGTAAGCGAAGCGCTCGACGAGATTCCGCCAGAACTGACCAAGCGGATGGATAACGTCGTCGTACAAGTCGCGGCACGCAACGACGAGGAACCCACGCTTCTTGGGTTGTACGACGGGGTTGCGCTTACCGAACGACTCGATGATTACGCCGGTGTTCTGCCAGACACGATCTGGATTTACCGCGACGCGATCCTGGATATTTGCCGAGATGAGGACGACGTTCGCGCCGAAGTACGCATAACCGTCGTGCACGAAATCGCGCATCACTTCGGTATCGACGATGCGCGCCTGCATGAGCTGGGCTGGAGCTAGCGGCAGCGGACGCCGCCTGCGCGGTTTGCGGATTCGGTGAACTGAGCCAGGTAAACCGGTCTATCCACGCAGGCCAACGCGTCGCCCGTCGGCATTCCACCCACCGAAGGTGAAATCGCGGTATAGATCACGGCGCCCGTATAACTTCGATAACAAAAGCCGTACCGATCGGATACAAAGGGTCGGAAACCGTCGTACGCGTGCGCGAACGATGGTTGTATCGACAAAGGAGCAACCCCGTGGCGGGGCTGAGGCCCGGTACTGGTGCGCTCTGTCGTCTGTGAGGTCGTCGGAGCAGCTCAGGTCGGCATCGTAACGATGACGTGCCGGTGCCACGGGTTGTGTTGTCTCGGCGTCCACCACAGGTCGTCGTCGACGACTGAGTGAGCCACAGGCAACCACCGCAGACGGAAGGGCTGATTCGTGGCCAAGTTAAGTGTAAAGAACGTATACAAGGTCTTCGGGAGACGCGAACAGGAAGCCGTACGGCGCCTCGAAGACGGCGCGGCAACCTCTGAGGTCCGACAGCTCGGTACCCCAGCGGTCATCGACGCCTCATTCGACGTCCAAGAGGGCGAAATCTTCGTCGTCATGGGCTTGTCGGGATCCGGTAAGTCGACTCTGATCCGGACCCTCAACGGCCTCTGGACCACCTCGCACGGCAGCGTAGAGATTGATGGTGTCGATATCGCGAAAGCCAGCGACGCCGAACTACGCAAGATCCGTCAAGACAAGATCTCGATGGTGTTCCAGCACTTCGCGCTGATGCCACACCGCACGGTCCTGGAGAACGCGGCGTACGCGCTGGAGGTCAAAGGCGTCGAGCGCGATAAGCGTCTGGCGTCGGCAGAGCACTGGCTCAACGTGGTCGGGCTCGAAGGCTGGGGAGACAAATACCCCAGCCAACTCTCCGGCGGTATGCAGCAACGCGTCGGGCTCGCTCGCGCGCTCGCCGCCGAAACCGACATCCTGCTCATGGACGAGGCGTTCTCGGCACTCGATCCATTGATCCGCCGCGAGATGCAGGAGCAGCTCGTCGAGTTGCAAAGCACCCTCGGCAAGACGATCGTGTTCATCACGCACGACCTCAACGAGGCGATGTTCCTCGGTGACCGCATTGCGGTCATGCGCGAAGGTCGAATCGTGCAGATCGGCACCTCCGAGGAGATCCTCACCGATCCGGCAAACGACTACGTCGCGCAATTCGTGCAGGACGTCGACCGCACTCGCGTGCTGACCGCTCGCTCGGTCATGGAGAAGCCACTGAGCCTGGTCGGCGCAAACGCCGGTCCACGGATCGCGTTGGAGCAGATGCGCAAGGGGCAGAGCACCGGCGCGCTGGTGGTCGCCCGCGATCGCACCCTGCTCGGGTACGTCAGCGATAGCGACATGGTCAACGCGGTCAAGGCCGGCGAGCGCCGCATCGACGCCTACCTGCTGCACGAGGAACTGCAGACCGTGTCACCCGATGCCCCGCTCGTGGATCTGTTCGCGCCATCAGCAGGATCTCCGATCCCGCTGGCCGTCGTGGACGAGTCCAATCGACTCCTCGGCATCATCCCGCGGATCGCACTGCTGTCCTCCATCGCATCGCTCGGCGATCACTCAGAAATGAACGCGGTCAACGAGGACGGAACCCCCTACGAGAGCACGCACGGCCCGCTCACCACCGGATCAATTCCGCTTGACAGCATAGTCAGCGCGGCAGAAGCCGCCGGAGAGGAGCAGTCCGATGGACGTGCTTAATCCCAGCATTCCTTTCGGCGACTGGGTCTCGGACGCGATCGACTGGATCACGTCGACCTTCAGCGCGGTATTCGACTTCATCAAGCTCGTCTTGGAAGGCTTCCACGAGGGCCTGTTCTGGATCCTCAGCGAGCCGCCGTACTACGTCATCATCCTCGTCTTCGCCGCGCTGGCGTGGTGGGGACGCGGGTGGCAACTGGCTGTGTTCACCGCCGTCGGGTTCTATCTGATCCGAGGATTTGATCAGTGGACGAATGCGATGAACACGATCGCGCTGGTGATCGTGTCGGTGGTGATCGCCTTGCTCATCGCGATCCCACTCGGAATCTGGGCGGCACGTAACGACGTGGTCTCGCGGATCGTCAAACCGATCCTCGACCTGATGCAGACCATGCCCGCGCTGGTCTACTTGATCCCGGTGATCATCATCTTCGCTGTCGGGCCGACACCCGGCGCTGTCGCAACCGTCGTGTTCTCGCTGCCTCCGGGCGTCCGCCTCACCGAACTCGGCATCCGCGGCGTGGACAAAGAGGTCGTCGAAGCAGGACAGGCATTCGGTTCGACCCCCGGCCGGATCCTGCGACAGATTCAGTTACCGCTGGCGATGCCGACCATCATGGCCGGCGTCAACCAGGTGATCATGCTCGCGATGTCGATGGTCGTTCTGGCAGGCATGGCTGGCGCGAAGGGGCTCGGCGGCGAGGTCGTTGCCGCACTGTCTCGTAGCCAAGTCTCGCTCGGCGTGGAGGCCGGCCTCGCGGTCGTCATC contains:
- a CDS encoding bacterial proteasome activator family protein → MSDSEQGNDPTNEEAAEQAATRRVVVVGPDGQPIGQVDIAADAQGEDGGEGDERPVTDMVEQPAKVMRIGTMVKQLLEEVRSAPLDEASRQRLKGIYQQSITELEDGLAPELQEELERLSLPFTEDEVPTDAELRIAQAQLVGWLEGLFHGIQTALFAQQMASRVALEQMRAGGQPAALPPGLMQGGQPGMPQRRPGDDPAAGQYL
- a CDS encoding HAD family hydrolase — encoded protein: MSRPKLVLCDIDGTLANRGKITERTFAAIRALADADIRFAVATGRAAGLLYPMDDHDYQGVAICDNGAFTYDVGNNDVLACELIEGSVVGAAAAAISHAHPELMLGLSRITPHPRAMYSEPRQVELFDFGQKPLEIAEFGACAAAKMWAVNREYRSSEIAAKVAPIVGQSMEISWSSEGGGLVEMTARGVTKASGCAALAARWGIDVADIVAIGDMTNDLEMLQWAGTAVVPENGNADAKARADVLIGHIEDDGIATYLESLVK
- a CDS encoding HAD family hydrolase, producing MREHKRAARMPGWLPKLVATDLDGTYICHGHGLSVAHRAARDWLESIGVPVVPVTGRGPRLLDLTRAQIGEDGLLIMGQGGIVYDGRTLLHRASMSGAVALRILREVRERLDDVRIGAEDADDFTEPLRLEHGFVWPFSMDESINVDARDVVPAEVLKVFVESQSHDVDLMVALIRSFVPPEVAYVTHSGIGFVEISPPNVSKAAGVRFICERYGIDHADVLCFGDMPNDLPMFEWSGRAVAMGDGHPDVLAAADDVAAPACDIGIARYIAGLFDGFRVPEDPAREVLAVRDESAGGVE
- the serS gene encoding serine--tRNA ligase, whose amino-acid sequence is MIDLREVRDNLDRVRASQVARGLDPATADELRDADDARRTALSAFESLRAEQKTAGQAVKKASAEERPALLERAKTLSAEVKAADAAANQAEADLREAHAAVQNLILDGVPAGGEDDFNVLETVGDIPELDFPAKDHDDLGHALGVFDIARGAKVSGSRFYFLTGIGAQLELALVNMAMAQAASYGFTPIIAPALVRPEAMEGTGFLGAHAEEVYHLDSDDLYLVGTSEVALAGFHSDEIIDIGDSPTRYAGFSSCFRREAGSYGKDTKGVFRVHWFDKVEMFSYCKPEDAEAEHARLLEWEKEFLGKLELPFRVIDVAAGDLGSSAARKYDCEVWFPSQQRYRELTSASNCTTYQARRLNIRYRDADGKPQTAATLNGTLCAVTRTIAALLDAHQQADGSVRVPAALQPFLGGLEVIEAKTT
- a CDS encoding GuaB1 family IMP dehydrogenase-related protein; translated protein: MKLLNDAQPAHDLTYNDVFMVPSRSSVTSRMDVDLRTPDGVGTTLPLVVANMTAVAGRRMAETVARRGGIAILPQDISHEAIEDMVSQVKASHPVFESPVTVSPNEHVANVLALLGKRAHGTAVVVQSGTPIGIVTERDCLSVDRFTPVGDVMSTHMVTAAQDVDLYAAFDSMTDHNLEFMPVVDGDQLAGVLTRKGVLRSTIYQPALDPAGRLMVGGAIGINGPVREKADALLAAGVDILVVDTAHGHQEKMLEALPLVTAARDAFADTTGRRIQVVAGNVVSPAGVNDLVRAGADVLKVGVGPGAMCTTRMMTGVGRPQFSAVLECADAAREAGAHVWADGGVKYPRDIALALAAGAASVMIGSWFAGTHESAGDLMTDANGRLYKESFGMASARAVRNRTKDQSAFDRARLALFEEGISQSRMYLDPERPGVEDLVDMIIAGVRSSFTYAGARSIDEFRDRAIVGVQSAAGYDEGRPRETSW
- a CDS encoding metallopeptidase family protein, whose translation is MSRRKFDRMVSEALDEIPPELTKRMDNVVVQVAARNDEEPTLLGLYDGVALTERLDDYAGVLPDTIWIYRDAILDICRDEDDVRAEVRITVVHEIAHHFGIDDARLHELGWS
- a CDS encoding quaternary amine ABC transporter ATP-binding protein → MAKLSVKNVYKVFGRREQEAVRRLEDGAATSEVRQLGTPAVIDASFDVQEGEIFVVMGLSGSGKSTLIRTLNGLWTTSHGSVEIDGVDIAKASDAELRKIRQDKISMVFQHFALMPHRTVLENAAYALEVKGVERDKRLASAEHWLNVVGLEGWGDKYPSQLSGGMQQRVGLARALAAETDILLMDEAFSALDPLIRREMQEQLVELQSTLGKTIVFITHDLNEAMFLGDRIAVMREGRIVQIGTSEEILTDPANDYVAQFVQDVDRTRVLTARSVMEKPLSLVGANAGPRIALEQMRKGQSTGALVVARDRTLLGYVSDSDMVNAVKAGERRIDAYLLHEELQTVSPDAPLVDLFAPSAGSPIPLAVVDESNRLLGIIPRIALLSSIASLGDHSEMNAVNEDGTPYESTHGPLTTGSIPLDSIVSAAEAAGEEQSDGRA
- a CDS encoding ABC transporter permease, translated to MDVLNPSIPFGDWVSDAIDWITSTFSAVFDFIKLVLEGFHEGLFWILSEPPYYVIILVFAALAWWGRGWQLAVFTAVGFYLIRGFDQWTNAMNTIALVIVSVVIALLIAIPLGIWAARNDVVSRIVKPILDLMQTMPALVYLIPVIIIFAVGPTPGAVATVVFSLPPGVRLTELGIRGVDKEVVEAGQAFGSTPGRILRQIQLPLAMPTIMAGVNQVIMLAMSMVVLAGMAGAKGLGGEVVAALSRSQVSLGVEAGLAVVIIAIYLDRLSNSIGSRSGRKQKDKANA